The genomic segment CGTTGATTGGGGAGACCGTTGACGATCCCGGCACCTCTTCAAGATGGGCGCTCGGACGCCTTAGAACAACGCCGCGCGATCGACCGTGAACAGGTTCGGCCCCAGCGTCAGCCCGTGGAAGCCGATTTGCGGATCGTCTCGACTGCCCGATCCACGTCGAAATCGGCTTGGCACAGCTCTTCGAGGGTAAAGGGCGCGCTCCGCGGCAGGGTCAGGTTCACCTGTCCTTCCGCCGGCTGAAGCTCGGGCGCTTCCGCCGCGCGGATCGCCAGGGTCCAGGCGCCGTCGATCCGCACCGCGTCCGCAGACGGCGGATCGGCCGCGAGCGCCGCGATCTTGTCCGCCGCGGCCTGCCGGAAGGCGAGGCTC from the Methylorubrum extorquens genome contains:
- a CDS encoding protein of unknown function (Evidence 5 : Unknown function); translation: MNVSVDRVRDALAELIKAALVSNDGLSLAFRQAAADKIAALAADPPSADAVRIDGAWTLAIRAAEAPELQPAEGQVNLTLPRSAPFTLEELCQADFDVDRAVETIRKSASTG